One Halobacterium zhouii genomic region harbors:
- a CDS encoding RNA-binding domain-containing protein translates to MIYRVEVRVTAPVHPTEVTDRVADAVRNLFPSADVETHADRVTATGHDLERFREQLFEQRILDTARKELHRNRTDDGFAFDLKKQAAFNGKVNFAVGNPDELGDVHVDVTVVEPSVEEFVAHLTPETEEGEPVTADDVADDSDQSGDSGDADEAPDDADEGVDDADE, encoded by the coding sequence GTGATCTACCGCGTCGAGGTGCGGGTGACCGCACCGGTGCATCCGACCGAGGTGACCGACCGCGTGGCGGACGCCGTCCGGAATCTGTTCCCGTCGGCGGACGTGGAGACGCACGCCGACCGCGTGACGGCGACGGGACACGACCTCGAGCGGTTCCGCGAGCAGTTGTTCGAGCAGCGCATCCTCGACACCGCGCGGAAGGAACTCCACCGAAATCGCACGGACGACGGCTTCGCGTTCGACCTGAAGAAGCAGGCGGCGTTCAACGGGAAGGTGAACTTCGCGGTCGGGAATCCGGACGAACTCGGCGACGTGCACGTCGACGTAACGGTCGTCGAGCCGTCGGTCGAGGAGTTCGTCGCGCATCTCACGCCCGAAACCGAGGAGGGCGAACCGGTGACCGCCGACGACGTGGCGGACGATTCCGACCAGTCGGGCGACTCTGGGGATGCTGATGAGGCGCCCGACGATGCTGACGAGGGAGTCGACGACGCCGACGAGTGA
- a CDS encoding cation diffusion facilitator family transporter: MAGSKSVVIAALIANGAIAVLKFLGFLVTGSPAMLSEVYHSISDTGNQVFLLIGLRYGEREATRSHPFGYGKAQFFYSFLVSVMLFGIAGWESAKHGYNALTHHGGAVTTTVSRFGFTFPGVWVNYAVLLSAVAFESYAFTKAYKEMQSQIKENDWSGLREAFRRTSDTTTLTALTEDTVALAGLVLALVGIFLTQQTGNPVYDAAAALLIGLLLMVFAVALALENKRLLLGESISKTDENQLREVVRNWEGVDSLVEFRSVYFGPRQVLVTADVEFEQDLETEELEGKIADIVAALKETNSDVKKAYVEPQNGPAGDGESSASGSGGPSPSGGDGPPSGGGA, translated from the coding sequence ATGGCCGGAAGCAAGTCGGTCGTGATCGCCGCGCTGATCGCCAACGGCGCCATCGCGGTGCTGAAGTTCCTGGGCTTTCTCGTGACCGGGAGTCCCGCGATGCTCTCCGAGGTGTACCACTCCATCTCGGACACCGGCAATCAGGTGTTCCTGCTCATTGGGCTGCGGTACGGCGAACGAGAGGCGACACGCTCGCACCCGTTCGGCTACGGGAAAGCGCAGTTCTTCTACTCGTTTCTCGTGAGCGTGATGCTGTTCGGCATCGCGGGGTGGGAGTCCGCGAAACACGGCTACAACGCGCTCACGCACCACGGCGGCGCGGTAACGACGACGGTGTCGCGGTTCGGGTTCACGTTCCCCGGCGTCTGGGTGAACTACGCCGTACTACTCAGTGCGGTTGCCTTCGAATCCTACGCGTTCACGAAGGCCTACAAGGAGATGCAGAGCCAGATCAAGGAGAACGACTGGAGCGGGTTGCGAGAAGCGTTCCGGCGTACGAGCGACACCACGACGCTCACGGCGCTCACCGAGGACACGGTCGCGCTGGCAGGGCTGGTGCTCGCGCTCGTCGGCATCTTCCTCACCCAGCAAACCGGCAACCCGGTGTACGACGCGGCGGCCGCGCTCCTCATCGGCCTGCTGTTGATGGTGTTCGCGGTAGCGCTCGCGCTGGAGAACAAGCGCCTCCTGCTCGGCGAGAGCATCTCGAAGACCGACGAGAACCAGTTGCGGGAAGTCGTCCGCAACTGGGAGGGCGTCGACTCGCTCGTCGAGTTCCGCTCCGTCTACTTCGGACCGAGGCAAGTGCTCGTAACGGCCGACGTGGAGTTCGAGCAGGACCTCGAGACCGAGGAACTGGAGGGGAAGATCGCCGACATCGTCGCCGCGTTGAAGGAGACGAACTCGGACGTCAAGAAGGCGTACGTCGAACCCCAGAACGGCCCGGCGGGCGACGGTGAGTCGTCGGCGTCGGGCAGCGGCGGCCCGTCGCCGTCAGGCGGCGATGGCCCGCCGTCAGGTGGGGGCGCGTAG
- a CDS encoding iron transporter, translating to MSDTKEKVPSDEVDETQLQLAEKMGEAFMEGVEYMITEVAHTGDTKEAGEYVVGFAQEEAEGLWALEDGEFSWHEPGDANCHVEVVVVDAADERLVPRCDVSFSLEGDSGEHGPFDAELLWHPGIYHYGANVELPESGTYDLHVTVDPPTFHRHDEKNGDRFGERTEVTFSGVDIETGQD from the coding sequence ATGTCCGACACGAAGGAGAAGGTTCCCAGCGACGAAGTCGACGAGACGCAGTTACAGCTCGCGGAGAAGATGGGCGAGGCATTCATGGAAGGCGTCGAGTACATGATAACCGAGGTCGCCCACACCGGCGACACGAAGGAAGCGGGCGAGTACGTCGTCGGATTCGCCCAGGAGGAAGCCGAGGGGCTCTGGGCGCTCGAGGACGGCGAGTTCTCCTGGCATGAACCCGGGGACGCGAACTGCCACGTCGAGGTCGTCGTCGTGGACGCCGCCGACGAACGCCTGGTTCCGAGGTGTGACGTCTCGTTCAGCCTCGAGGGCGATAGCGGCGAACACGGCCCGTTCGACGCGGAACTGCTCTGGCACCCCGGCATCTACCATTACGGCGCGAACGTCGAACTCCCCGAGTCGGGTACCTACGACCTCCACGTCACCGTCGACCCGCCGACGTTCCACCGCCACGACGAGAAGAACGGCGACCGGTTCGGCGAGCGCACCGAGGTGACGTTCAGCGGCGTCGACATCGAGACCGGCCAGGACTGA
- a CDS encoding aminopeptidase has translation MDSRIRRHAEIIVQQAIDLQPGENVVVSMPPVAEDLRVALYEEIGKVGANPVMLARGDRGIGTDRAARAYLRAVDEDDISEPEHLLKLFEHTDAAVVARPHENVSEQSDVDTETGAAFAAAYRDVLNARLETKWCLTHYPAPADAQSAEMSTEAYEDFVFGAMNKDWDAVREHQAQMVEILDPAEEVRIVSGDTTDVTMSVEDMVTLNDWGTNNLPAGEVFTAPVPDSVEGEVTFDKPVYHQAREIQGAWLKFEDGEVVDFSAEQNEDVLEGILTTDEGSNRLGELGIGMNRDIDRFTYNMLFDEKMGDTVHMALGRAYPATVGEGVEQNDSAKHVDMIVDMAEDSYIEVDGEVVQRNGTFRFEDGFEE, from the coding sequence ATGGACTCCCGCATTCGGAGGCACGCCGAAATCATCGTCCAGCAGGCAATCGACCTACAGCCAGGGGAGAACGTGGTCGTGAGCATGCCGCCGGTCGCCGAGGACCTCAGGGTCGCGCTCTACGAGGAGATCGGGAAGGTCGGCGCGAACCCCGTGATGCTCGCGCGCGGCGACCGCGGCATCGGCACGGACCGCGCCGCTCGCGCGTACCTCCGGGCGGTCGACGAGGACGACATCTCGGAGCCCGAGCACCTCCTGAAGCTGTTCGAGCACACCGACGCCGCCGTCGTCGCGCGCCCCCACGAGAACGTCTCCGAGCAGAGCGACGTGGACACGGAGACGGGCGCGGCGTTCGCCGCCGCGTACCGCGACGTGTTGAACGCGCGCCTCGAGACCAAGTGGTGTCTCACGCACTATCCCGCGCCCGCGGACGCCCAGAGCGCGGAGATGTCCACGGAAGCCTACGAGGACTTCGTCTTCGGCGCGATGAACAAGGACTGGGACGCCGTGCGCGAACACCAGGCCCAGATGGTCGAGATTCTCGATCCCGCAGAGGAGGTCCGTATCGTCTCCGGGGATACGACGGACGTGACGATGAGCGTCGAGGACATGGTGACGCTCAACGACTGGGGCACCAACAACCTGCCCGCGGGCGAGGTGTTCACTGCGCCCGTCCCCGACAGCGTCGAGGGTGAGGTCACCTTCGACAAGCCGGTCTACCACCAGGCACGCGAGATCCAGGGTGCGTGGCTGAAATTCGAGGACGGCGAGGTTGTGGACTTCTCGGCCGAGCAGAACGAGGACGTCCTCGAGGGCATCCTCACGACGGACGAGGGGTCGAACCGCCTCGGCGAACTCGGCATCGGGATGAACCGCGACATCGACCGGTTCACGTACAACATGCTGTTCGACGAGAAGATGGGCGACACCGTCCACATGGCCCTCGGTCGCGCGTACCCCGCGACGGTCGGCGAGGGCGTCGAACAGAACGACTCCGCGAAGCACGTGGACATGATCGTGGACATGGCGGAGGATTCGTACATCGAGGTCGACGGGGAGGTCGTGCAGCGCAACGGCACGTTCCGATTCGAGGACGGGTTCGAAGAATAA
- a CDS encoding metallophosphoesterase, producing MIAVLSDTHSENGHALDGPVLDAVEDADRVVHAGDLTSESALDAFHDASEQLLAVHGNADDDAVTDRLPAARTLDVAGVRVAVTHHRRGGTTGLSLFGRERGADLVVFGHTHRPAVVETGDVTLLNPGSHADPRGNEAGYAELLPTDDGVTVQLRGINGDVRREVRVEGR from the coding sequence ATGATAGCGGTGCTGTCCGACACCCACAGCGAGAACGGACACGCGCTCGACGGACCGGTGCTGGACGCCGTCGAGGACGCCGACCGCGTCGTGCACGCCGGAGATCTCACGAGCGAGTCGGCCTTAGACGCGTTCCACGACGCGAGCGAGCAGTTGCTCGCGGTCCACGGCAACGCCGACGACGATGCGGTCACCGACCGACTCCCGGCGGCGCGGACGCTCGACGTCGCCGGCGTGCGCGTGGCGGTGACCCACCACCGGCGCGGCGGCACCACGGGGCTGTCCCTGTTCGGGCGCGAACGCGGCGCCGACCTCGTCGTGTTCGGGCACACCCACCGGCCAGCGGTGGTCGAAACCGGGGACGTGACGCTGTTGAATCCGGGCAGTCACGCCGACCCACGCGGCAACGAGGCGGGCTACGCGGAGCTACTCCCTACGGACGACGGCGTGACCGTTCAACTCCGTGGAATCAACGGGGATGTTCGCAGAGAAGTCCGGGTGGAGGGCCGGTAG
- a CDS encoding 2'-5' RNA ligase family protein has translation MYSVNVPVPPAVHDVADDLRPALTGFDRVRERGQRTLLVKRVPAENRRELRDDWRTAKRALEGAPAFEARIAGIDTFDDPPAGTSSPVAYLAVESPGIHDVHARLCSVFDPVEQLEGGDDYDPHVTLGRGADGLRGRRAIADLLERDVDPVTWTVTELELYDANHYEPVDAISLPA, from the coding sequence GTGTACAGCGTGAACGTCCCGGTGCCGCCGGCCGTCCACGACGTCGCAGACGACCTGCGGCCCGCGCTCACGGGGTTCGACCGGGTGCGAGAGCGCGGTCAGCGCACGCTCCTCGTCAAGCGCGTGCCCGCCGAGAACCGCCGCGAACTCCGCGACGACTGGCGGACCGCCAAGCGCGCACTCGAGGGCGCGCCGGCGTTCGAAGCCCGCATTGCGGGCATCGACACGTTCGACGACCCGCCCGCCGGCACCAGCAGCCCTGTCGCCTACCTCGCCGTCGAGAGCCCCGGCATCCACGACGTCCACGCGCGACTCTGCTCGGTGTTCGACCCCGTAGAGCAACTCGAAGGCGGTGACGACTACGATCCCCACGTCACCCTCGGCCGGGGCGCCGACGGCCTCCGCGGCCGCCGCGCCATCGCCGACCTCCTCGAGCGCGACGTCGACCCCGTGACGTGGACGGTCACCGAACTCGAGTTGTACGACGCGAACCACTACGAACCAGTCGACGCCATCTCGCTCCCGGCGTAG
- a CDS encoding threonine aldolase family protein, whose translation MLDLRSDTVTKPGEEMREAASNADVGDDVYGEDPAVNELEARAADAVGMDAALYVPSGTMGNQIAARVHTDRGQEALVEHESHVYRYELGGFAQHSQLQVRTYDGGENGCPTPEQVREGYVETELHRPGTGLLCVENTHNVKGGVAVPGDELAAAADAAHDLGVPVHVDGARVFNAATALDADPANLLAPADSVMFCLSKGLGAPVGSMLAGSTEFVERARRIRKLLGGGMRQAGMIAAPGLLALENRERLDEDHANASRLAGALDDLPGLAVPDPETNIVLADTTGADLTAAEFLERCEDEGVLASEFGEHTARFCTHLDVSEGDVPDVVAAVERAL comes from the coding sequence GTGCTCGACCTGCGAAGCGACACCGTGACGAAACCAGGTGAGGAGATGCGGGAGGCGGCCAGCAACGCCGACGTCGGCGACGACGTGTACGGCGAGGATCCCGCCGTGAACGAACTCGAGGCGCGCGCCGCCGACGCCGTCGGCATGGACGCCGCGCTGTACGTGCCGAGTGGCACGATGGGCAACCAGATCGCCGCGCGCGTCCACACCGACCGCGGCCAGGAGGCGCTCGTAGAACACGAGAGCCACGTCTACCGGTACGAACTCGGCGGGTTCGCCCAGCACTCCCAGCTGCAGGTGCGGACGTACGACGGCGGCGAGAACGGCTGTCCGACGCCCGAGCAGGTCCGCGAGGGGTACGTCGAGACGGAACTCCACCGACCTGGCACGGGACTGCTCTGCGTGGAGAACACGCACAACGTGAAAGGCGGCGTTGCGGTTCCGGGCGACGAACTCGCCGCCGCGGCGGACGCTGCCCACGACCTCGGGGTGCCGGTACACGTCGACGGCGCGCGCGTGTTCAACGCCGCGACCGCGCTCGACGCCGACCCGGCGAACCTGCTCGCGCCCGCGGACTCCGTGATGTTCTGCCTCTCGAAGGGCCTGGGCGCGCCCGTCGGGTCGATGCTCGCGGGTTCGACCGAGTTCGTGGAGCGCGCCCGCCGCATCCGGAAACTGCTGGGCGGCGGGATGCGGCAGGCGGGGATGATCGCCGCGCCCGGTCTGCTCGCGCTCGAGAACCGCGAGCGCCTGGACGAAGACCACGCGAACGCGTCGCGTCTCGCCGGCGCGCTCGACGACCTGCCCGGGCTCGCTGTGCCCGACCCGGAGACGAACATCGTGCTCGCGGACACCACCGGCGCGGACCTCACTGCCGCCGAGTTCCTCGAGCGCTGCGAGGACGAGGGCGTGCTCGCCTCCGAGTTCGGGGAGCATACGGCGCGCTTTTGCACCCACCTCGACGTGAGCGAGGGCGACGTCCCGGACGTCGTCGCTGCGGTCGAGCGGGCGCTCTGA
- a CDS encoding AAA family ATPase, which translates to MRVIGTVGMPGSGKSEAATVAEELGIPVVTMGDVVRQECRDRGLDPAQHHGRIAQALREEKGPAAIAERSLPIIEDRLKDSDTVLVDGLRSDVEVEQFREAFGDAFTLVEVHAPLDVRRERVEGRGRPGDSDGESVESRDERELGFGMGDAIEAADVTIENTGSLSAFHDRVAELLAGESPEGEA; encoded by the coding sequence ATGAGAGTCATCGGTACTGTGGGGATGCCGGGGAGCGGCAAGAGCGAGGCCGCCACGGTCGCCGAGGAACTCGGCATTCCGGTGGTGACGATGGGCGACGTCGTCCGCCAGGAGTGCCGGGACCGCGGACTCGACCCGGCCCAGCACCACGGACGAATCGCGCAGGCGCTGCGGGAGGAGAAGGGGCCGGCGGCCATCGCGGAGCGCTCGCTGCCCATCATCGAGGATCGCCTGAAGGACAGCGACACCGTGCTCGTGGACGGTCTCCGCTCGGACGTGGAGGTCGAGCAGTTCCGGGAGGCGTTTGGCGACGCGTTCACGCTCGTCGAAGTGCACGCACCGCTGGACGTGCGCCGGGAGCGCGTGGAAGGTCGCGGGCGGCCGGGGGACAGCGACGGGGAGAGCGTGGAGTCCCGGGACGAGCGCGAACTCGGGTTCGGGATGGGCGACGCCATCGAGGCGGCGGACGTCACCATCGAGAACACGGGGTCGCTGTCGGCGTTCCACGACCGCGTCGCGGAGCTACTCGCTGGCGAGTCGCCGGAGGGTGAAGCGTGA
- a CDS encoding ATP-dependent DNA helicase, which produces MAASDSPDYLRFFPKPSPYDNQREAMDEIRDALDTGTDVLFEGACGTGKTLAALAPALDHARETNKTVVITTNVHQQMRQFVREAREIHDGEPIRAVVFKGKGSMCHIDVDYEECQVLRDNTRELVDVERDKRELEERQEALLEEAQDGDDEAVEARQAVMDELEAVEADLEDLQEGNVCERYYENLAGDNDDFYQWLYDGVRTPEDIYDYAHERNLCGYELLKEGIEGVDLAVCNYHHLLDPGIRAQFFRWLGRDPEDVVVVFDEAHNVEDAARDHASKELTENTLDSALAELEDVDDDRAGAAENVVSAFRDALTETYEDAFGFGGSGPPRAKSEVGSNWEDVPVANDDRRDDLTLAFLQAYTGPGIDPDLDDALALGEHLDEEYDEAYRNGETTTRQECHVLQAAEFVEGYVNESGELGQYPTAAVRRDEGTEEVYGRAELYTCIPREVTTELFDSVHASVLMSATLRPFDVVSDVLGLDDPVTMAYGLQFPEENRRTFAVDTEPLFSSNRSDEAVQQEVAGALRDAVEFTPGNCLFFFPSYSEAERYHALLDDVGATRYLDEPGEAAEDLRQEFTADENGVLFTSLWGTLAEGVSFDGDDARTVAVVGVPYPHLDARAEAVQDAYARAFGDREGDRGGGRGARDGNDAGWRYAVEIPTVRKTRQAIGRVLRSPEDFGVRMLVDRRYTKQSRQEMRKFSVNPTFPPEERSELVDIDPKKLRFATLNFYTDQDAYDGDPPQP; this is translated from the coding sequence GTGGCAGCGAGCGACTCCCCCGACTATCTTCGGTTCTTCCCGAAGCCCTCGCCGTACGACAACCAGCGAGAGGCGATGGACGAGATCCGGGACGCCCTCGATACCGGCACCGACGTGCTGTTCGAGGGCGCCTGCGGGACGGGGAAGACGCTCGCGGCACTCGCGCCCGCGCTCGACCACGCCCGCGAGACGAACAAGACGGTGGTCATCACGACGAACGTCCACCAGCAGATGCGCCAGTTCGTCCGCGAGGCCCGCGAGATACACGACGGCGAGCCGATACGCGCGGTCGTGTTCAAGGGGAAGGGGTCGATGTGCCACATCGACGTGGACTACGAGGAGTGCCAGGTGCTCCGGGACAACACCCGGGAACTCGTGGACGTCGAGCGCGACAAGCGCGAACTCGAAGAACGCCAGGAGGCGCTCTTAGAAGAGGCACAGGACGGCGACGACGAAGCAGTGGAAGCCCGGCAGGCGGTGATGGACGAACTCGAGGCGGTGGAAGCGGACCTCGAGGACCTTCAGGAGGGGAACGTCTGCGAGCGCTACTACGAGAACCTCGCAGGCGACAACGACGATTTCTACCAGTGGCTGTACGACGGCGTGCGGACGCCCGAGGACATCTACGACTACGCCCACGAGCGGAACCTGTGTGGCTACGAACTCCTGAAGGAAGGTATCGAGGGCGTCGACCTCGCGGTGTGTAACTATCACCACCTGCTCGACCCCGGCATCCGGGCGCAGTTCTTCCGGTGGTTGGGCCGCGACCCGGAGGACGTCGTCGTGGTGTTCGACGAGGCGCACAACGTCGAGGACGCGGCCCGCGACCACGCCTCGAAGGAGCTCACGGAGAACACGCTGGACAGCGCGCTCGCGGAACTGGAGGACGTGGACGACGACCGAGCGGGCGCCGCGGAGAACGTCGTCTCCGCGTTCCGGGACGCGCTCACCGAGACGTACGAGGACGCGTTCGGCTTCGGCGGGAGCGGCCCGCCGCGGGCGAAGTCCGAGGTCGGGTCGAACTGGGAGGACGTGCCGGTAGCCAACGACGACCGGCGCGACGACCTCACGCTGGCGTTCCTCCAGGCGTACACGGGGCCGGGCATCGACCCCGACCTGGACGACGCGCTCGCGCTCGGCGAGCACCTGGACGAGGAGTACGACGAGGCGTACCGGAACGGCGAGACGACGACGCGCCAGGAGTGCCACGTCCTCCAGGCCGCCGAGTTCGTGGAAGGGTACGTGAACGAGAGCGGCGAGCTCGGCCAGTATCCGACCGCGGCGGTGCGCCGTGACGAGGGCACCGAGGAGGTGTACGGTCGCGCCGAGTTGTACACCTGCATCCCCCGCGAGGTGACGACCGAACTGTTCGACTCGGTGCACGCGAGCGTGCTGATGTCCGCGACGCTCCGGCCGTTCGACGTGGTCAGCGACGTGCTCGGTCTGGACGACCCGGTGACGATGGCGTACGGCCTGCAGTTCCCCGAGGAGAACCGGCGCACGTTCGCGGTGGACACGGAACCGCTGTTCTCGTCGAACCGGAGCGACGAGGCCGTCCAGCAGGAGGTCGCCGGGGCGCTCCGGGACGCCGTCGAGTTCACGCCCGGGAACTGCTTGTTTTTCTTCCCGAGTTACTCGGAGGCCGAACGCTACCACGCGTTGCTCGACGACGTCGGGGCGACGCGCTACCTCGACGAACCCGGGGAGGCCGCCGAGGACCTCCGGCAGGAGTTCACCGCCGACGAGAACGGCGTGCTGTTCACGTCGCTGTGGGGGACGCTCGCGGAGGGCGTGAGCTTCGACGGTGACGACGCGCGCACGGTGGCCGTCGTCGGCGTGCCGTACCCACATCTCGACGCGCGAGCGGAGGCCGTCCAGGACGCGTACGCCCGGGCGTTCGGCGACCGGGAGGGCGACCGCGGCGGCGGCCGAGGGGCGCGGGACGGCAACGACGCAGGGTGGCGGTACGCCGTGGAGATTCCGACCGTGCGCAAGACCCGGCAGGCCATCGGGCGCGTGCTCCGGTCGCCCGAGGACTTCGGTGTGCGGATGCTGGTCGACCGCCGGTACACGAAACAGAGCCGCCAGGAGATGCGCAAGTTCAGCGTGAATCCGACGTTCCCGCCGGAGGAGCGCAGCGAACTCGTGGACATCGACCCGAAGAAACTGCGGTTCGCGACGCTGAACTTCTACACCGACCAGGACGCCTACGACGGCGACCCGCCACAGCCCTGA
- a CDS encoding DUF7554 family protein, whose product MSRGNLDVDDLLKIVLVLVIIWLALEVLEAIVGTLAGILHLATPVVGLVVLALLVLWLLDRI is encoded by the coding sequence ATGTCACGAGGCAACCTAGACGTCGACGACCTGCTCAAGATCGTCCTCGTTCTGGTCATCATCTGGCTCGCACTCGAGGTGCTGGAGGCCATCGTCGGCACGCTCGCCGGCATCCTGCACCTCGCGACGCCAGTCGTCGGACTCGTCGTGCTCGCACTGCTCGTTCTCTGGCTGCTCGACCGCATCTGA
- a CDS encoding cupredoxin domain-containing protein has protein sequence MSERCTRRAFVRTLGGMTAAAGATGTVSAQEGTTTTGAGGTGTGGTTGGGGTTGAGGTAGGEGTTGSDGDSEPAVHYRFGGRVSAWQGREPETIADSTNPTLNLEAGQTYRVTWENLDGVAHNFTIQDSSGSNLASTATTSEEGATLTFTFTASEQMAQYICTIHPTTMVGDIELGGGGTGGGGGAEQEINPEEMGVPLRPHYVGIVTVLMMIVSLVYAFFVLKYGESEHSSSPNQ, from the coding sequence GTGAGTGAACGGTGTACACGCCGCGCATTCGTTCGAACGCTCGGCGGGATGACAGCGGCGGCGGGCGCAACCGGAACTGTAAGCGCACAGGAGGGTACCACGACGACCGGTGCTGGTGGCACGGGTACTGGCGGAACGACGGGCGGTGGCGGAACAACCGGAGCAGGTGGGACTGCTGGCGGCGAGGGAACGACCGGTAGCGACGGCGACAGTGAGCCCGCAGTCCACTACCGGTTCGGCGGTCGCGTGTCCGCCTGGCAGGGGCGGGAACCAGAGACCATCGCCGATTCGACCAACCCCACGCTGAACCTCGAAGCCGGGCAGACCTACCGGGTGACGTGGGAGAACCTCGACGGCGTCGCCCACAACTTCACGATACAGGATTCGAGCGGGAGCAACCTCGCGAGCACCGCGACGACGTCAGAGGAGGGCGCGACGCTCACGTTCACGTTCACCGCCTCCGAACAGATGGCCCAGTACATCTGTACCATCCACCCAACCACGATGGTTGGGGACATCGAACTCGGCGGCGGCGGGACGGGCGGCGGCGGTGGCGCCGAACAGGAGATAAACCCCGAGGAGATGGGCGTGCCCCTCCGCCCGCACTACGTCGGCATCGTCACCGTGTTGATGATGATCGTCTCGCTCGTCTACGCCTTCTTCGTCCTGAAGTACGGGGAGTCCGAGCACTCCAGTAGTCCGAACCAGTAG
- a CDS encoding ArsR/SmtB family transcription factor: protein MSGLLPSRSEVDASEGEPRVVGVDSEGADQLLSALSSETARSLYAALHDDPATPSELAEAADTSLQNAQYHLGNLEDADLIEECDTRYSAKGREMSVYAPSDAPVVLFAGSEEEGESVQTALASLLGGVGVLGVASLVVQRLFGSGLQAPESGGGSAGAQATSEYSGLVAQNEPGHAAAVAGDAAGQSAGVLPLGLVFFLGGLLVLSMVAGVWYLRR, encoded by the coding sequence ATGTCCGGTCTGCTACCCTCCCGCTCGGAGGTCGACGCCTCCGAGGGTGAACCCCGCGTGGTCGGCGTCGACTCCGAGGGCGCCGACCAGTTGCTGTCGGCGCTCTCCTCGGAGACTGCGCGGAGTCTGTACGCCGCCCTCCACGACGACCCCGCCACGCCCTCCGAACTCGCCGAGGCGGCCGACACGTCCCTTCAGAACGCCCAGTACCACCTCGGCAACCTTGAGGACGCGGACCTCATCGAGGAGTGTGACACCCGGTACTCCGCGAAGGGCCGCGAGATGAGCGTGTACGCGCCCTCGGACGCGCCGGTGGTGCTGTTCGCGGGCAGCGAGGAGGAGGGCGAGAGTGTCCAAACCGCGCTCGCGAGCCTCCTCGGCGGCGTCGGCGTGCTCGGCGTGGCGAGTCTCGTCGTCCAGCGCCTGTTCGGCAGCGGCCTCCAGGCCCCGGAGAGCGGCGGTGGCAGCGCCGGCGCGCAGGCGACGAGCGAGTACTCGGGGCTCGTGGCGCAGAACGAACCGGGTCACGCGGCGGCAGTCGCGGGGGACGCCGCCGGCCAGTCCGCGGGCGTGCTCCCGCTCGGCCTGGTGTTCTTCCTCGGCGGTCTGCTCGTGCTGTCGATGGTCGCGGGCGTCTGGTATCTCCGCCGGTAG